In one window of Candidatus Abyssobacteria bacterium SURF_5 DNA:
- a CDS encoding epoxyqueuosine reductase, whose protein sequence is MILAGERQLSERRIEVEDLTRIVIDFVTCEGLACAAGIATRDTLAGGPPTADISYVLPDAKSAISFAVALDQSLIKPFLAKKDRRSYQHDHIHAHVLSSGIAFELSSYLEQRGYHSRPLNSNNFYRTDASPAGAFDLIPDISLRYLAVASGVASFGLSGNVLRKKEGAAIVLGGVVTSAQLEATPPLPAEENYCDGCRLCIASCASGLMDPEEESRVTLGGKEHVYSKRRSYHRCEYVCGGFTGLHPSGKWSTWSPGRLPIPETDEEFMGALARGVEAYRRRPTLDGGFYSPLLDKRIGLTCGNCQIICVADKEERKRRYKMWFFSNLVDEF, encoded by the coding sequence ATGATTCTCGCCGGCGAACGGCAGCTATCAGAAAGGAGAATTGAGGTGGAAGATCTTACCCGGATAGTTATTGATTTTGTGACATGCGAGGGACTAGCCTGCGCTGCGGGGATAGCAACTCGAGATACTCTCGCTGGCGGCCCGCCTACCGCCGATATCAGCTATGTTCTTCCGGATGCGAAATCGGCCATCAGCTTTGCCGTCGCCCTCGACCAGAGCCTGATCAAGCCGTTTCTCGCCAAGAAAGACCGGCGCTCCTATCAACACGACCACATTCATGCGCATGTTCTTTCCAGCGGAATCGCGTTCGAGCTCTCGAGCTATCTGGAACAACGCGGTTACCATTCCCGCCCTTTGAATTCAAACAATTTTTATCGGACGGATGCCTCTCCGGCGGGCGCGTTCGATCTGATTCCCGACATCTCGCTCAGGTATCTCGCGGTCGCATCGGGCGTGGCTTCCTTCGGGTTGTCCGGCAACGTGCTCAGGAAGAAGGAAGGAGCCGCGATCGTGCTCGGCGGAGTGGTAACGAGCGCGCAATTGGAGGCAACTCCGCCGCTGCCTGCAGAGGAGAACTACTGTGACGGCTGCCGCCTGTGCATTGCCTCGTGCGCGTCCGGCCTGATGGACCCTGAGGAAGAATCCCGCGTGACACTCGGGGGCAAAGAGCATGTCTACTCAAAGCGCCGCAGCTACCACCGGTGCGAATACGTTTGCGGCGGCTTCACCGGCCTTCATCCATCCGGCAAGTGGTCCACGTGGTCGCCCGGCAGGCTCCCGATACCCGAGACCGATGAGGAATTCATGGGAGCTCTGGCGCGCGGGGTGGAGGCGTACCGGCGCCGGCCGACGCTCGATGGCGGCTTTTACAGCCCGCTGCTCGACAAGCGGATCGGCCTCACCTGCGGCAACTGCCAGATCATATGCGTCGCCGATAAGGAGGAGCGAAAGCGTCGCTACAAAATGTGGTTCTTCTCCAATTTGGTTGATGAGTTTTAG
- a CDS encoding TetR/AcrR family transcriptional regulator yields MSARKKLVFTAARLFHAKGYNNTSVQDILEKSAVFRNNFYYHFQSKEQLGFEVLERRMSQWYEFVLNPSLDDRKLSARERINALLDRVSLLGCSKEGEFGCPFGNLALEMSCIHEPFRQKLSDFFRSISRRLTQCLEEGMKSGDFPQNLPSDEIADFAIALIQGSFLLRKTHRDPEIFQKNIEMLRRLFGEDKDHA; encoded by the coding sequence ATGAGCGCAAGAAAAAAACTCGTCTTTACAGCGGCAAGGCTTTTCCACGCCAAGGGGTACAACAACACGAGCGTGCAGGATATCCTCGAAAAATCCGCCGTTTTCCGGAACAATTTCTACTACCATTTCCAAAGCAAAGAGCAACTCGGATTCGAGGTGCTTGAGCGGAGGATGAGCCAATGGTATGAGTTTGTTCTCAATCCGTCACTCGACGATCGAAAGTTGAGCGCGCGCGAACGCATAAACGCTCTGCTTGACCGGGTGAGCCTGCTCGGATGCTCGAAGGAAGGCGAATTCGGCTGCCCTTTCGGTAATCTGGCCCTCGAGATGAGTTGTATTCACGAGCCATTCCGCCAGAAGCTCAGCGATTTCTTCCGTAGCATCTCCCGGCGTCTGACGCAGTGCCTCGAGGAAGGCATGAAATCGGGTGATTTCCCGCAGAACCTGCCCTCGGACGAAATCGCCGATTTCGCGATCGCGTTGATTCAGGGATCATTTCTCCTGCGGAAGACCCACAGAGACCCTGAGATTTTTCAGAAAAACATTGAAATGCTGCGTCGTTTGTTCGGGGAAGATAAAGACCATGCATGA
- a CDS encoding efflux RND transporter periplasmic adaptor subunit — MKWISRFIVICALAGTSCNQRAMTAEDDAEARAVPVTVEKAAKKTMTRQLSATGSILAFADAAVVSEVAGVIEDLPIEKGQEVKKGQMVAIVEHAEASARVLEAEAALQAAQAQVLQAEAKLRNVEVEHSRVSTLFADGVASQQMLDAIDANRDVAAAAKEMAVAQVAQAGAALQHVRVYLENHTVCSPMEGVVTARYVDAGDKNNPSEPIISIARMDPVKVVCDFPERDLPFLKCGQVAYLEVDAYPAERFPAEVKIVSPSMDSSARTVAVELWAPNGEGRLRAGMFARVVVLGEEVEVLAVPDDALTRIPGTGVEFLFVIDDSTARRVDVQRGRHSGGWTEVSGALAPADLVVVEGQNNLRSGASVRIVSDMESQP; from the coding sequence GTGAAATGGATTAGCCGATTCATTGTGATCTGCGCACTGGCTGGAACAAGTTGCAACCAGAGAGCGATGACAGCGGAGGATGATGCGGAAGCGAGAGCTGTTCCTGTTACCGTGGAGAAGGCGGCAAAGAAAACAATGACGCGGCAGCTTTCCGCGACAGGCAGCATTTTGGCTTTTGCCGATGCCGCGGTCGTTTCTGAAGTTGCGGGAGTCATAGAGGATTTGCCGATCGAGAAGGGGCAGGAGGTCAAGAAGGGCCAGATGGTAGCGATTGTTGAACATGCGGAAGCATCGGCCCGCGTCCTGGAGGCCGAGGCGGCTTTGCAGGCGGCTCAGGCGCAGGTTCTACAGGCCGAGGCGAAGCTGCGCAATGTGGAGGTGGAACATTCCCGCGTCTCGACGTTGTTTGCGGACGGTGTTGCGTCTCAACAAATGCTTGATGCAATCGATGCGAATCGCGATGTCGCCGCTGCCGCAAAGGAGATGGCCGTCGCGCAGGTGGCGCAGGCGGGGGCGGCATTACAGCACGTGCGCGTGTATCTGGAGAATCACACCGTCTGTTCCCCAATGGAGGGGGTTGTCACCGCCCGATACGTTGATGCGGGTGACAAGAATAATCCTTCGGAGCCCATTATTTCGATCGCCCGAATGGATCCCGTGAAGGTGGTTTGCGATTTTCCCGAGCGCGACCTCCCATTTCTGAAGTGCGGTCAAGTGGCATATCTCGAAGTGGATGCCTATCCGGCCGAGCGATTCCCTGCGGAAGTGAAGATTGTTTCTCCCAGCATGGATTCGTCAGCACGCACCGTTGCCGTAGAATTGTGGGCGCCGAATGGGGAAGGCCGATTACGTGCCGGAATGTTTGCCCGGGTGGTCGTTTTGGGCGAGGAGGTGGAGGTGCTCGCCGTACCCGATGATGCACTGACCCGCATTCCCGGCACCGGTGTTGAATTTCTCTTTGTGATTGACGACTCCACGGCGCGGCGTGTCGATGTTCAGCGTGGGCGTCATTCAGGCGGCTGGACCGAGGTCTCAGGGGCACTTGCCCCAGCGGATCTTGTGGTCGTCGAAGGACAGAACAACCTCAGGTCCGGCGCCTCCGTCCGGATCGTGTCGGACATGGAGTCGCAGCCGTGA